The Synchiropus splendidus isolate RoL2022-P1 chromosome 11, RoL_Sspl_1.0, whole genome shotgun sequence genome contains a region encoding:
- the pcdh11 gene encoding protocadherin-11 X-linked isoform X4, with translation MNLTSQAHVLVVLLASLVLLCRAQERDYTIKEEQPENVRIGNLRRDLDLNLDPNIRLSSPLQFKPVYKTGDVPLVRVEPNTGEIFTTNHKIDREKLCSGVFGEKRCYYEIEVAVLPDEIFRLVKIRFLIEDVNDNAPLFQSTVINISIPENTAINTRYPVPSAFDPDVGINGIQHYELVKSVGEFGLDIIETPEGDKWPQLIVQQNLDREQKDTFVMKIKVEDGGNPPKSSTAILQVTISDVNDNRPVFKDSELEVMVPENAPMGTSVVQLHATDADLGSNAQIHFAFSNQVSASTKRHFAIDGTTGLITVKQPLDRELTPVHKLIVLASDGSSTPSRATVIVNVTDVNDNVPSIDTRYIINLVNGTVLLSENAPLNTKIALITVTDKDADLYGKVACYTDHDVPFRLKPVFNDQFLLETAAPLDYEMTREYAIKIVASDRGTPPLNTSAMVLIKIKDENDNAPVFPQPEIQLSIPENNDPSTQLIKLSATDADSGHNSEIIYTLGPDAPDGFNIDRRSGILSVGKRLDREKRERYAFTVIARDNGSTSLQSNVTVKLIVQDLNDNSPAFTHPEYNFYVPENLPLYGTVGLITVTDADAGDNAVVTLSILNGKDNFIIDPQTGVIKPNITFDREQQSSYTFMVKAVDAGQPASSSYAKVTINVVDVNDNRPVFVIPSSNYSYDLVRTTTTPGAVVTRVFAIDNDTGMNAELHYSILSNIIITSRVSPRGLFAIDKTTGNITLQEKIMSADQGLHRLVVKVKDLGQPESLHAIALIHLFVNDTVSNATFIQEQLRKSMETPLDRNIGDSEVAPQANGYVIVVIAIIAGTMTVILVIFVTALVRCRQTPRHKVVQKGKQSGEWVSPNQENRQIKKKKKRKKRSPKSLLLNFVTIDESKTDDPTHEHVNGTLDLPVELEEQTMGKYNWATTPTTFKPDSPDLAKHYKSASPQPTFQIKPETPVAPKKHHVIQELPLDNTFVVGCDSLSKCSSTSSDPYSVSECSCQGGFKTAGQIATRQETALKPPHYGTLCGTGTAHSHRIKINL, from the exons ATGAACTTAACAAGTCAAGCTCATGTACTGGTGGTTTTGCTCGCCAGCCTGGTCCTTCTATGCCGGGCCCAGGAGAGAGACTACACCATCAAAGAGGAGCAGCCCGAGAATGTCCGCATCGGGAACCTTCGCCGAGACCTGGACCTCAACCTGGACCCCAACATCCGACTGTCCTCGCCGCTGCAGTTCAAGCCCGTGTACAAAACTGGAGATGTGCCTTTGGTGCGAGTGGAGCCCAACACCGGCGAGATCTTTACCACCAATCACAAGATCGACAGGGAGAAGCTGTGCTCCGGCGTTTTCGGGGAGAAACGCTGCTACTATGAAATTGAAGTGGCTGTCTTGCCTGATGAAATTTTTCGCTTGGTCAAGATCCGCTTCCTCATAGAGGACGTGAACGACAATGCTCCCCTTTTCCAGTCCACGGTGATAAACATCTCCATCCCTGAAAACACGGCCATCAACACGCGATATCCAGTGCCCTCGGCGTTCGACCCCGATGTTGGGATCAATGGGATTCAGCATTATGAACTGGTAAAG AGCGTTGGCGAATTCGGGCTGGACATCATCGAGACCCCCGAGGGTGACAAGTGGCCACAGCTCATTGTTCAGCAGAACCTGGATCGAGAGCAGAAAGACACCTTTGTGATGAAGATCAAGGTGGAGGACGGCGGCAACCCTCCCAAATCCAGCACCGCCATCCTCCAGGTCACGATCTCCGACGTCAACGACAACCGACCCGTTTTCAAGGACAGTGAGTTGGAGGTCATGGTACCGGAGAATGCTCCCATGGGAACGTCGGTCGTTCAGCTTCACGCCACGGATGCTGACCTTGGTTCCAACGCGCAGATTCACTTCGCCTTCAGCAACCAGGTTTCCGCATCTACCAAGCGCCACTTTGCCATCGACGGCACGACTGGACTGATCACTGTGAAGCAACCGCTGGACAGGGAGCTCACCCCGGTGCACAAACTCATCGTCCTCGCCAGCGATGGCAGCTCCACGCCGTCCCGAGCGACGGTGATTGTGAATGTCACGGACGTGAACGACAACGTTCCCTCCATAGACACCCGCTACATCATCAACTTGGTCAACGGAACTGTACTCCTGTCTGAAAATGCGCCACTTAACACCAAAATAGCTCTGATCACTGTCACCGATAAGGACGCCGATCTGTACGGTAAAGTCGCCTGCTACACTGATCACGATGTTCCATTTCGGCTAAAGCCCGTCTTCAACGATCAGTTCTTACTGGAGACAGCTGCCCCACTCGATTATGAGATGACTCGAGAATATGCCATTAAGATAGTGGCCTCTGATAGGGGGACTCCTCCCCTGAACACTTCTGCCATGGTTCTAATTAAAATCAAGGACGAGAACGATAATGCTCCCGTCTTCCCCCAGCCCGAAATCCAACTCTCCATACCAGAGAACAATGACCCCTCCACACAGCTAATAAAGCTCAGCGCCACGGATGCGGACAGCGGACACAATTCGGAGATCATTTATACGCTGGGCCCCGATGCGCCGGACGGCTTCAACATAGACCGGCGCTCAGGAATCCTCTCTGTCGGCAAGCGACTGGACAGAGAAAAGCGGGAGAGATACGCCTTCACTGTTATAGCGAGAGATAACGGCTCCACGTCTTTACAGAGCAATGTCACTGTCAAACTCATTGTCCAGGATCTGAATGACAACAGCCCGGCTTTCACGCACCCCGAGTACAATTTTTATGTCCCTGAAAACCTGCCGCTCTATGGCACCGTCGGCCTTATCACAGTGACGGATGCTGACGCAGGAGATAACGCCGTGGTCACGTTGTCCATTTTGAATGGGAAAGACAATTTCATCATTGACCCCCAAACTGGCGTGATCAAACCCAATATCACCTTTGACAGGGAGCAGCAGAGCTCCTACACGTTCATGGTGAAGGCAGTGGATGCAGGACAACCGGCCAGCTCCTCCTACGCTAAGGTGACTATTAACGTAGTGGACGTCAACGACAATCGTCCCGTGTTCGTCATCCCGTCGTCTAACTATTCCTACGACCTGGTGAGGACCACCACCACCCCGGGGGCTGTGGTCACAAGGGTGTTTGCCATTGACAATGACACAGGTATGAATGCGGAATTGCATTATAGCATTCTCAGCAACATCATCATCACGTCTCGGGTCTCTCCGCGAGGCTTGTTTGCCATCGACAAAACAACGGGTAACATAACACTGCAGGAGAAAATAATGTCAGCTGACCAGGGGCTGCATCGGCTggtggtgaaggtgaaagaTCTGGGCCAACCCGAGTCATTACATGCCATCGCACTGATTCACCTGTTTGTCAATGACACTGTGTCAAACGCCACTTTCATCCAAGAGCAGCTGCGGAAGAGCATGGAGACCCCCTTGGATCGTAACATCGGGGACAGTGAGGTCGCCCCCCAAGCCAATGGATACGTGATTGTCGTCATTGCCATCATAGCGGGAACGATGACCGTCATATTGGTGATATTTGTGACTGCTTTGGTGCGCTGCCGACAGACACCCAGACACAAGGTGGTGCAGAAAGGCAAGCAAAGTGGGGAGTGGGTCTCGCCCAACCAAGAGAACCGTCAAatcaagaaaaagaagaagcgaAAGAAGCGCTCCCCGAAGAGCCTCCTCTTGAACTTTGTCACCATCGATGAGTCTAAGACTGATGACCCAACCCACGAGCACGTGAACGGCACGCTTGATCTCCctgtggagctggaggagcaaACGATGGGAAAGTACAACTGGGCCACGACGCCCACCACTTTTAAACCTGACAGCCCAGACTTAGCCAAGCATTACAAGTCGGCGTCACCTCAGCCTACATTTCAAATCAAACCAGAGACTCCAGTGGCACCAAAAAAGCACCATGTCATCCAGGAGCTGCCTTTGGACAACACATTCGTGGTGGGCTGTGACTCACTTTCCAAGTGTTCGTCGACTAGCTCCGACCCGTACAGTGTCTCAGAGTGCAGCTGTCAGGGGGGATTCAAGACCGCAGGGCAAATCGCCACCCGACAG GAGACGGCACTGAAACCACCACACTATGGCACACTCTGTGGCACAGGTACAGCTCATTCCCACAGGATTAAAATCAATCTCTAG
- the pcdh11 gene encoding protocadherin-11 X-linked isoform X3 encodes MNLTSQAHVLVVLLASLVLLCRAQERDYTIKEEQPENVRIGNLRRDLDLNLDPNIRLSSPLQFKPVYKTGDVPLVRVEPNTGEIFTTNHKIDREKLCSGVFGEKRCYYEIEVAVLPDEIFRLVKIRFLIEDVNDNAPLFQSTVINISIPENTAINTRYPVPSAFDPDVGINGIQHYELVKSVGEFGLDIIETPEGDKWPQLIVQQNLDREQKDTFVMKIKVEDGGNPPKSSTAILQVTISDVNDNRPVFKDSELEVMVPENAPMGTSVVQLHATDADLGSNAQIHFAFSNQVSASTKRHFAIDGTTGLITVKQPLDRELTPVHKLIVLASDGSSTPSRATVIVNVTDVNDNVPSIDTRYIINLVNGTVLLSENAPLNTKIALITVTDKDADLYGKVACYTDHDVPFRLKPVFNDQFLLETAAPLDYEMTREYAIKIVASDRGTPPLNTSAMVLIKIKDENDNAPVFPQPEIQLSIPENNDPSTQLIKLSATDADSGHNSEIIYTLGPDAPDGFNIDRRSGILSVGKRLDREKRERYAFTVIARDNGSTSLQSNVTVKLIVQDLNDNSPAFTHPEYNFYVPENLPLYGTVGLITVTDADAGDNAVVTLSILNGKDNFIIDPQTGVIKPNITFDREQQSSYTFMVKAVDAGQPASSSYAKVTINVVDVNDNRPVFVIPSSNYSYDLVRTTTTPGAVVTRVFAIDNDTGMNAELHYSILSNIIITSRVSPRGLFAIDKTTGNITLQEKIMSADQGLHRLVVKVKDLGQPESLHAIALIHLFVNDTVSNATFIQEQLRKSMETPLDRNIGDSEVAPQANGYVIVVIAIIAGTMTVILVIFVTALVRCRQTPRHKVVQKGKQSGEWVSPNQENRQIKKKKKRKKRSPKSLLLNFVTIDESKTDDPTHEHVNGTLDLPVELEEQTMGKYNWATTPTTFKPDSPDLAKHYKSASPQPTFQIKPETPVAPKKHHVIQELPLDNTFVVGCDSLSKCSSTSSDPYSVSECSCQGGFKTAGQIATRQNLSQTPEKSFSSPPPICPHKINKRRGETMTFGMDKMRRTSWRTEINRQKKENSLLYLQHRMNTAAMKGVLLWHESTHHRTN; translated from the exons ATGAACTTAACAAGTCAAGCTCATGTACTGGTGGTTTTGCTCGCCAGCCTGGTCCTTCTATGCCGGGCCCAGGAGAGAGACTACACCATCAAAGAGGAGCAGCCCGAGAATGTCCGCATCGGGAACCTTCGCCGAGACCTGGACCTCAACCTGGACCCCAACATCCGACTGTCCTCGCCGCTGCAGTTCAAGCCCGTGTACAAAACTGGAGATGTGCCTTTGGTGCGAGTGGAGCCCAACACCGGCGAGATCTTTACCACCAATCACAAGATCGACAGGGAGAAGCTGTGCTCCGGCGTTTTCGGGGAGAAACGCTGCTACTATGAAATTGAAGTGGCTGTCTTGCCTGATGAAATTTTTCGCTTGGTCAAGATCCGCTTCCTCATAGAGGACGTGAACGACAATGCTCCCCTTTTCCAGTCCACGGTGATAAACATCTCCATCCCTGAAAACACGGCCATCAACACGCGATATCCAGTGCCCTCGGCGTTCGACCCCGATGTTGGGATCAATGGGATTCAGCATTATGAACTGGTAAAG AGCGTTGGCGAATTCGGGCTGGACATCATCGAGACCCCCGAGGGTGACAAGTGGCCACAGCTCATTGTTCAGCAGAACCTGGATCGAGAGCAGAAAGACACCTTTGTGATGAAGATCAAGGTGGAGGACGGCGGCAACCCTCCCAAATCCAGCACCGCCATCCTCCAGGTCACGATCTCCGACGTCAACGACAACCGACCCGTTTTCAAGGACAGTGAGTTGGAGGTCATGGTACCGGAGAATGCTCCCATGGGAACGTCGGTCGTTCAGCTTCACGCCACGGATGCTGACCTTGGTTCCAACGCGCAGATTCACTTCGCCTTCAGCAACCAGGTTTCCGCATCTACCAAGCGCCACTTTGCCATCGACGGCACGACTGGACTGATCACTGTGAAGCAACCGCTGGACAGGGAGCTCACCCCGGTGCACAAACTCATCGTCCTCGCCAGCGATGGCAGCTCCACGCCGTCCCGAGCGACGGTGATTGTGAATGTCACGGACGTGAACGACAACGTTCCCTCCATAGACACCCGCTACATCATCAACTTGGTCAACGGAACTGTACTCCTGTCTGAAAATGCGCCACTTAACACCAAAATAGCTCTGATCACTGTCACCGATAAGGACGCCGATCTGTACGGTAAAGTCGCCTGCTACACTGATCACGATGTTCCATTTCGGCTAAAGCCCGTCTTCAACGATCAGTTCTTACTGGAGACAGCTGCCCCACTCGATTATGAGATGACTCGAGAATATGCCATTAAGATAGTGGCCTCTGATAGGGGGACTCCTCCCCTGAACACTTCTGCCATGGTTCTAATTAAAATCAAGGACGAGAACGATAATGCTCCCGTCTTCCCCCAGCCCGAAATCCAACTCTCCATACCAGAGAACAATGACCCCTCCACACAGCTAATAAAGCTCAGCGCCACGGATGCGGACAGCGGACACAATTCGGAGATCATTTATACGCTGGGCCCCGATGCGCCGGACGGCTTCAACATAGACCGGCGCTCAGGAATCCTCTCTGTCGGCAAGCGACTGGACAGAGAAAAGCGGGAGAGATACGCCTTCACTGTTATAGCGAGAGATAACGGCTCCACGTCTTTACAGAGCAATGTCACTGTCAAACTCATTGTCCAGGATCTGAATGACAACAGCCCGGCTTTCACGCACCCCGAGTACAATTTTTATGTCCCTGAAAACCTGCCGCTCTATGGCACCGTCGGCCTTATCACAGTGACGGATGCTGACGCAGGAGATAACGCCGTGGTCACGTTGTCCATTTTGAATGGGAAAGACAATTTCATCATTGACCCCCAAACTGGCGTGATCAAACCCAATATCACCTTTGACAGGGAGCAGCAGAGCTCCTACACGTTCATGGTGAAGGCAGTGGATGCAGGACAACCGGCCAGCTCCTCCTACGCTAAGGTGACTATTAACGTAGTGGACGTCAACGACAATCGTCCCGTGTTCGTCATCCCGTCGTCTAACTATTCCTACGACCTGGTGAGGACCACCACCACCCCGGGGGCTGTGGTCACAAGGGTGTTTGCCATTGACAATGACACAGGTATGAATGCGGAATTGCATTATAGCATTCTCAGCAACATCATCATCACGTCTCGGGTCTCTCCGCGAGGCTTGTTTGCCATCGACAAAACAACGGGTAACATAACACTGCAGGAGAAAATAATGTCAGCTGACCAGGGGCTGCATCGGCTggtggtgaaggtgaaagaTCTGGGCCAACCCGAGTCATTACATGCCATCGCACTGATTCACCTGTTTGTCAATGACACTGTGTCAAACGCCACTTTCATCCAAGAGCAGCTGCGGAAGAGCATGGAGACCCCCTTGGATCGTAACATCGGGGACAGTGAGGTCGCCCCCCAAGCCAATGGATACGTGATTGTCGTCATTGCCATCATAGCGGGAACGATGACCGTCATATTGGTGATATTTGTGACTGCTTTGGTGCGCTGCCGACAGACACCCAGACACAAGGTGGTGCAGAAAGGCAAGCAAAGTGGGGAGTGGGTCTCGCCCAACCAAGAGAACCGTCAAatcaagaaaaagaagaagcgaAAGAAGCGCTCCCCGAAGAGCCTCCTCTTGAACTTTGTCACCATCGATGAGTCTAAGACTGATGACCCAACCCACGAGCACGTGAACGGCACGCTTGATCTCCctgtggagctggaggagcaaACGATGGGAAAGTACAACTGGGCCACGACGCCCACCACTTTTAAACCTGACAGCCCAGACTTAGCCAAGCATTACAAGTCGGCGTCACCTCAGCCTACATTTCAAATCAAACCAGAGACTCCAGTGGCACCAAAAAAGCACCATGTCATCCAGGAGCTGCCTTTGGACAACACATTCGTGGTGGGCTGTGACTCACTTTCCAAGTGTTCGTCGACTAGCTCCGACCCGTACAGTGTCTCAGAGTGCAGCTGTCAGGGGGGATTCAAGACCGCAGGGCAAATCGCCACCCGACAG